The Pagrus major chromosome 5, Pma_NU_1.0 genomic sequence GGCTGGGCTGACCTCGTTGTAAGGCTGCTAACGTCGGGCAAGTGTAATTAAAGTGTGTTGTTTACAGTGACCCTCTTTGATGCAGTCAGTCACATTTCCTGTCTGTAGGTAATCAAGCGTAACTTTATTTACATGACACAGATTATACAGTCACAAGTCTGTCACACTGGAAAAACAAGCCCAAGACAAGTTGGCACGAGAACCATCACGAGTATCACTTCAGCATGAAGTTCATAGATGCTCAGCACAATGCCTTTCCTCCAGCTGCTGATTGCACAAACCCAGACCGGAAGGCTCCTCCACATGTGAAGGCCCAAGAGGAGCATCTACTCCCACACAAGCCTTTTACATCCTAAAATGTCACTGTCCTGCTTGCACAGACATCTGCTCAGCTCCCACGTTTTGCTCCTTTTTGCAGTGGCAGTCGCTCGTCCAAGACCTTCAAGCCGAAGAAGAACATCCCAGAGGGCTCCCACCAGTATGAGCTGCTGAAACACGCCGAGGCAACGCTGGGCAGTGGGAACCTGAGGCAGGCTGTCATGCTGCCTGAGGGAGAGGATCTCAATGAGTGGATTGCTGTCAACAGTGAGTGAATGAATGCAATGCGCTTATTTATAGAAACCACCACTCAGTGCACCACCAACTACCATTTAAAGTTTCTAAACATAAATGAGCCGTGTGCAGAAGTTGAACATTTGCATCATCGAGTGGTAAAAGAAGAGAAGTttggcaaaacaaacaaattagtAAATTGTAGATCACAGAATTAAGGTTGTTTTTTAGACAATCATTGCTAAAAAGCCAGTGCCTACGTCGCATAAAAAGACCAATGTATGTATAGAAGAGTTAaactatttattcattcattcctAGACAACAGAAACTataattaacctttttttttttttctttcagcgGTGGATTTCTTCAACCAGATCAACATGCTGTATGGGACCATCACTGAGTTCTGCACCGAgaccagctgctctgtgatgtcTGCTGGACCAAGGTAACAGCCAACAGTGTCCTTTTTATGTTTGCAGCTGGCAGATAAAGGGATTGGCATAGGCTGTGGTCTGCTGCTGCCGTACCGTCTAATGGCAGTGAGCACAAATGAGTGCctgtgttttgaatgtgtgcGCAACCAAGACATGAGAAAGCTCTACGTgttatattctatttttatttttagcaggACAGCGACCCCAAACatatttatgtaatttaaaatgtaacatataATCTTTTTTTGAACAGATAGGACAGTTAGagatatgacaggaaatgggttgaaagagaggggggatgacatgcagcaaagggccacaggtcggactcGAGGACAGGGGACAGGGCCTCTGTACACGGGGCGTGCGCTCTTCCAACTGAGCTGCTGGGGCGGCCCATATATAATCTTATCTAAAACTCAGCCTACTGTGATGCAGTCAATAGCTCAGCATTTAGCTAAACGTCATTTGGCAAGTTCCGCTGAAATAAGGGAAATATTTAGGCTGATGTATGATAGTTTACGTAATTTCAGGAAACAAGGAACTTCACATGAGATGTGTCACACAAGGCTCTTGTACTTTAAAGGACATTAGAAAACATGACCAACAGAATCAATAATGATAGATTTGTGGCTCGCCACACAGTACagtaatatacattttattacacGTGTTAAATACATTTCCACTCTGCTAATGGCAGTTAAGCATTACTTTACAACAGAAGAGAACTAATAAGTGAAGAATAATTAGGGATTGCATGTTACTGTGCGTGTGGGCTGTGAGAGACAATCCTGACGTGTTTTAGCGTTCTAGCCAtgataaactttttttttttacctcaggAACATGATCTGGTTGAAACATAATTTCTGATCACGGGCATTTATTAAATTAAGGAGAAGAGTTTGAGGAAATTAAACAGGGTACACTTTTTCTATGCTggtgaatgaaagtgaaaattaaTCTTAGTAGATTATTCAGAATGAAACAAATGTGCAGTAACAAGTGAATGTTAGCCTTTGAAGAGAACTTAATTCAACATGTGGTATTTTATGACAACACATGCAAGTCAAAATCACCTTCATGATAGAGATTAGTtaataaaacattactttgtCCAGAATTTAGAGGTGATGTGTCTATTGTATAGAAGAACCCAACTATGAATTCAGATTTGGAACGGTTGAGACCTATAACAAAATTGAAATACGTCATGTGAAAGTCATATGAGGGAAACAGGAATTAAGCTTTGCATGTGGTCCGTGTAGAGGCTGTATAGTTTAAATCTAGATTTGGCACTTCCTCTATCCCCTCTCCTGCCAagactgtgtgttttcagtttgtaatCAGGAGGAAGAGACCAGggttcacttcctgttgacaTAGCCGCCATCAAGAATATGACTGAAGATACTTTTGCATTTCCCTCTTTGTTTTAGCTTATCTACGACCAAATGATGCTTTCATGTCCTGACAGTGAGGCATAATGAGTGCATGCTAGTTGTAGAGCGTTCATGTTCATGTCAGTCTGCGCTAACAAATGAATCAAGTCAGTTATACGAGAGGTGCCAATTTTTTGTGCTTTCTCTGTAGATATGAGTATCACTGGGCTGATGGCACCAATATCAAGAAGCCTATCAAATGCTCTGCACCCAAGTACATTGACTACCTGATGACCTGGGTGCAGGATCAACTGGATGATGAGACACTTTTTCCCTCCAAGATTGGTGAGTTTTGATCAATAAAGAATTTTCGGCAGTTTGGCGGACACACTTTTAGTTAAAGCTTTTTGTGATCATTTCCATTGTTCATTGTGCaccatttaatttcattttgagGGCATCTTTCCACTTGCTAAGTTGACACTTCCCTTTCTTTGACTTTACTTCTACTTTTTGGGAATTAACTCTTATTTTGACTGCTCAAGAACAGTGATGTGATTGTCATTGTTTTGGCATATTGGATTCGGAAACATGCAGACAAGGCAGCCCAGGTCAAAAAGAGTGAAATGTTATTGACTGCCAGAGTCAGTCACTTCATTGTTGTCAACTTAATCATGTGTCTTACATGCTGAAAAGCAGACTGAAGCAAAAACGCCCCCCCAGTACAAACAAGAAGTGAAGATGATGGCAGTCCATGGATCGTAGACTTCAGTCAGAGATTGACTGCAAAGAATTGCTACAGAATGCAAAGTCCTATGACTTCGACTTCAACTAAGCTAAAAATACAGCACCTTAATAAACATGAGTTTTACTCTGGTGTAGGCTGAAACGGCATATCATCTTCTCAACATCAGCATTTTCCACCACCTTCTGTCCCTCAGGGGTTCCCTTTCCGAAGAACTTCATGTCTGTGGCCAAAACCATCCTGAAGCGTCTGTTCAGGGTTTACGCTCACATCTACCACCAACATTTTGACTCTGtgatgcagctgcaggaggaggccCACCTCAACACCTCCTTCAAGcacttcattttctttgttcaggTGAGATTATTGTTTAAAGGGTTTAATCACATGTATATAAAGCTCCATTCAGACATGGCATGTAATCcatacatacacaaaaaaaGGTGCTGTGGCAATCTTTCTGCTTAGGAACTGTTAATATTCCTATATCATTTTCTAAAACACTCATGCGATTGCGTGTGAATTAAACTAGGgctatgaatgaatgaaagttttAAATGTTGCCTCAGGATGAGCTCATGATCTTTTTCAAAGCAGCAGACGTGACTCTGAAGAGAGCCCCCTTTACAAGCTACATTACTTGAGTTATGGCACGACATTGATCCAacactgatatgaaagaactgcTCTCTTCAGTGCTCAGAACAAAATCACAAGACATCTTAATGAGATCTGGCAGTAAATAACCTCTGGTTCGTCGTTGTACGCTCATCTATGCCAGTTGCCAATTATTATACAAGCATTGAGACTCCATCTACAACCGTCCTGACAAGTTTGAACCCTGTCAAACTGGATCATATGCGTAAGAGACCAATGCATGAAGGCCACAAAGCCATTACATGAACAAACAGAAGAACCCAGCAATTTTCCAGATTGTATGTTTGAAGGGATCTTAGAGGACAGGAGGCATATGATCTCCTAGTTACACTAAAGTATTGTAAGTTAATAGGGAACACACAATATTATTCTGTAACAAAGAGATCGAGCCCCGTATGGATACTTTTCATAATGTTGTCGAACACTTgggcctgtcagtggcaaagaCAAGCACTTACCTGCACAGAGCTCCTGCTCAATACTGGGCtgatttcaaaaatgtttgcCCCCATTAGTCActtagaaacaaaaacatggggAAATAGGGTCCAGTTTGACAAATACCAGAACATGTCAATGCTTGTGTGCCACTGCTGTCGTATTTTTCATACAGAATCACAACACTAGTCAGATTGTATCAGGGCATAATTAAAAAATTGGAACAAATCTGAAACCAATCTggtattaaatgttttgtttttgcaggagTTCAACCTCATCGACAGGCGAGAGCTTGCTCCCCTCCAGGACTTGATCGAGAAGCTTGGATCCAAGGACAGATAGACCCTTCACCacacttttcccttttttaacagtttcttcttctcctttgtctgtctctgtgaccTCTGCTACCTCTACGACTTCTAGTCTCAACTCTTCTGATCTGTgccttcttcttttcatttcctaaATGTTTGTACTGTACTTTTCCTTTTATTCCTTCCATTGTCTTTTATGCTGTCTTTGAgcccttttttccattttgccaCTAGATCATATAAAATAGAGTAGTGTAGTAAGAATATTTGTTCACAGGACTGTGgttaatgactctgtaagagCAACCTACTGAATTTTTTTATTGGACCAAGGACATTTGGAAGTTAAAGTGAAAATCagctttctttttccttcagaAGTTGGCGCATAGTGTTTTGATTTTCTAAACACTTTTTAGTTATTGATAggcaattttctttttgttaactTTTAGATATTGTAATTACAATGACTGACCAAAAACCCcaattttagctttttttaataCAGTGGGGTAGAAACAGGGAGGATGGCAAGAAAAGCAGAGACATGAATCAGGTCTTACGTGGACTTTGCAGCTGTGACAATAATCGTTTGGGGATGGTATTTTTCGTCTTGCATGAAGGCAGGCACAAAAAATGCACCAGTAAGTAGTATATAGCTTTCTGACACATGCTGATTGTGTATCTGATATCCCACATATGCTAACGTGCTTCCTATTGACATGCTCTTTGACACAGTTACACTTGAAAAGGGATAGGCGATTGTGAGATGCCTTTGTTCTTGCCCCACAGAAAGAACCACCATCGACTGCATTACAGCTATTTCAATTTGGTcatgcaatattgtgttttgcacattttttggCTATTTTCTTAATTAAAATAGTAAAATGCGAGCTTGATAGTTATTATTAATAGCCACTTAAAACTGAAAGGATGTATATTAGAAATCATTGtcaacagaattttttttttttatatatagctttactgtcattttagttcatttctGTGGTGCAGATTAATTGTGGAGCCCTGCATATTTGATGTTCAAATGCTggtacttttaaaaaaaaaaagaaaaaggaaaaaaaaaagaaatctaaatgTTCCCCCCTGGATTGGAAAAGAGAGTATCAGATATCTTTGTTAGTCTTGGTGCATGTATCATGGTCATTTTGTGCTCACTGGCTAAAAAACAGCGGGGCTGTTTGTTCTGCcatcctttttaaaaaatcgaATGCAGCTACTATTCctgataaatgttttgttttgcaaactTTGAACAAGGGAATTGGTCCATAACCTTTTTTCATGTTGGACCTAAATTCATATCAGACAATCATGTAACCCATTAAGAGCTGTTAGATAATGATGCATCACCAAGAACCAACCAGTGTGACTTGGTGCAGTAGAGTGTTCATTTAATTATGTACTGCTTTTTAGGAAGTTGAAAGGCTTTCAACAATGTGAAAAAActtgtttaatttactttaactgCAATTTTTATCCACTTGTAGCccttgcttgaaaaaaaaaatcaggccaGCAACCATTAACCTAATCATCTATAGGCGTATCCAAGACTGAGTTATTTCAAGGATTTTATTTGAACATATAATTTGTCGTTTATTTCAACCTCGTCACGTATTTTTGAAAagtatttctttttctcacaattttgtTTATAAACTTTTGGCATGGAGTAACATTTAATATTATGTTTTACAATAAATTGTTGACTTTGCCATTTCAAATAAGGAAGAAGGGCTTTGAAATTAATCTaaagttttatatattttcaataatGGTCCAATCATTGGGTGATCATTTCGACTGAAAGGAGGTGCGAAGATGTGTGTACTGCGTCCGAACAGTTGCTGTAAATAAGATCAGTGTTTTATCTGAACAAAACTGTGCCTTACAAAAATGAATATGTCTAATATGACAGTATTGGTAGATCAAAAACTCAATAAACACTGAAAGGataatgttgtgtttatatttattttgtgcttGCTGAACGTTTGAAAGACTGCAGATCAATGATTCAACAGTGAAATTCCCGCAGTCTGCTTTTGTGAACATAGAAAA encodes the following:
- the mob1a gene encoding MOB kinase activator 1A; protein product: MSFLFGSRSSKTFKPKKNIPEGSHQYELLKHAEATLGSGNLRQAVMLPEGEDLNEWIAVNTVDFFNQINMLYGTITEFCTETSCSVMSAGPRYEYHWADGTNIKKPIKCSAPKYIDYLMTWVQDQLDDETLFPSKIGVPFPKNFMSVAKTILKRLFRVYAHIYHQHFDSVMQLQEEAHLNTSFKHFIFFVQEFNLIDRRELAPLQDLIEKLGSKDR